The following proteins come from a genomic window of Aequorivita marisscotiae:
- a CDS encoding deoxycytidylate deaminase yields MKDSKQRKYDIAYLRMAQEWSKLSYCKRKQVGALIVKDKMIISDGYNGTPTGFENICEDDQGYTKWYVLHAEANAILKVASSTQACQGATLYITMSPCKECSKLIHQAGIKRMVYLNEYKDNSGIAFLEKAGVSVQHISDLESV; encoded by the coding sequence ATGAAGGACAGCAAACAACGCAAATACGATATTGCCTATCTACGGATGGCCCAAGAATGGAGCAAACTCTCCTATTGTAAAAGAAAACAGGTTGGCGCGCTTATTGTAAAAGATAAAATGATAATAAGCGACGGGTACAACGGCACCCCTACAGGTTTTGAAAACATTTGTGAAGACGATCAAGGATACACAAAGTGGTATGTGCTACACGCCGAAGCAAATGCAATACTAAAAGTAGCCTCCAGCACACAGGCCTGCCAAGGCGCCACATTATATATTACAATGTCGCCTTGTAAGGAGTGTAGCAAATTAATTCACCAAGCAGGTATAAAGAGAATGGTTTACCTCAATGAATATAAAGACAACTCTGGAATCGCTTTTCTTGAAAAAGCAGGAGTGAGCGTGCAGCATATTTCAGATTTGGAATCGGTATAA
- a CDS encoding oligosaccharide flippase family protein: protein MSVFKKLFKQTFIYGLATVLPRLLTVILVPLYVKVLLPEEYGIYSTVMAFLILGNVLLSYGMETAFFRFITKHTSQQKIVQSTTLTSLTVSTLLFLGITLLLRNSIAEISEFKPEFVTYGLIILALDALVVLPFAWFRVNEKPTRYAAIKIFNVAINLAFNIFFLLILPKLAANSSYWNALWFPENKVAYVFIANLIASAVTLLVLLPLYVKIGLGFNRVIWKQMMRYALPVLFAGIAFSINEAFDRILLKYLLPENIAEIQVGLYSACYKLGMFMTLFVMAFRLGIEPFFFNHSKESNAKTTYATITKYFTFFGCFILLVVVVYIDVFKRILIPNSQYWEALKIVPLILLANLFLGIYHNLSVWYKVTDRTKYGAYISIFAAAVTLVLNYILIPIIGYMGSAIATLAAYGSMMVLSYLYGRKYYDVPYDVKKISSYLLLAVGFSGISFYIFNGNIYLGTALLLVFTAIMYYSEKNDFLKIIKK from the coding sequence TTGAGCGTTTTCAAAAAACTTTTTAAGCAAACTTTTATTTATGGGCTGGCCACCGTACTCCCGCGTTTGCTTACGGTTATTCTTGTTCCGCTATATGTAAAAGTGCTATTGCCCGAAGAATACGGAATTTATTCTACCGTAATGGCTTTTCTTATTTTGGGAAATGTGCTTCTTAGCTACGGAATGGAAACCGCCTTTTTTAGATTTATTACCAAACACACCTCCCAGCAAAAAATTGTACAATCCACTACCCTTACCTCGCTAACGGTTTCTACATTACTCTTTTTGGGAATTACCCTGTTATTAAGAAATAGTATTGCAGAAATTTCTGAATTTAAACCCGAGTTCGTTACCTATGGGTTAATAATCTTGGCGTTAGATGCTTTGGTGGTGCTGCCTTTTGCCTGGTTTCGCGTAAATGAAAAACCTACTCGATATGCCGCAATTAAAATTTTTAACGTGGCAATAAACCTTGCTTTTAATATATTTTTCCTCTTAATACTTCCCAAACTAGCTGCTAATAGCAGCTATTGGAACGCCCTATGGTTTCCCGAAAATAAGGTGGCTTACGTTTTTATTGCCAATTTAATAGCAAGTGCGGTAACACTTTTGGTATTACTTCCGCTCTATGTAAAAATTGGTTTGGGCTTCAATCGTGTTATTTGGAAACAAATGATGCGTTATGCCCTGCCCGTGCTATTTGCGGGTATTGCTTTTAGTATAAATGAAGCCTTTGACCGGATTCTCTTAAAATATTTATTGCCCGAAAATATTGCCGAAATACAGGTGGGGCTTTATTCCGCCTGTTATAAACTCGGCATGTTTATGACCCTTTTCGTAATGGCTTTTAGACTGGGGATAGAACCTTTCTTTTTTAATCATTCAAAAGAAAGTAACGCAAAAACTACGTATGCAACCATCACAAAATATTTTACCTTTTTTGGGTGTTTTATTTTATTGGTGGTAGTAGTTTATATTGATGTTTTTAAACGCATTTTAATTCCAAATAGTCAATATTGGGAAGCATTAAAGATTGTACCGCTCATTTTATTGGCCAACTTGTTTTTAGGAATTTATCACAATCTCTCGGTTTGGTACAAGGTTACAGATCGTACAAAATACGGCGCATATATCTCTATTTTTGCAGCAGCAGTAACTCTCGTGCTCAATTATATTTTAATTCCAATAATTGGTTATATGGGCTCTGCCATTGCAACACTCGCCGCCTATGGCAGTATGATGGTGCTTTCGTATCTTTACGGCCGGAAGTACTACGATGTGCCCTACGACGTAAAAAAAATAAGCAGCTATCTATTGTTGGCAGTTGGCTTTTCCGGTATTTCCTTTTACATTTTCAACGGAAATATTTATCTCGGAACAGCGTTGTTATTAGTATTTACAGCTATTATGTATTATTCCGAAAAAAATGATTTTTTAAAAATTATTAAAAAGTAA
- a CDS encoding tetratricopeptide repeat protein produces MHTYCIRGFVFDNFYKLPLAIGLFTYIYGMRRILCIVLFFTATASFSQSDALAKNYFEQGEFEKSLRIYEKLNKENPYRLDYFMGVVQSNQQLENFTEAEQLIKEKLGSGRNFPQLFVELGHNYTLQNKTELATLSYNKAIEIIDENPNFSYIIGNTFQKYSLLDEAVTAYEKAMALSDKLDFNMQLAQIYGEQGKLEKMFDSYLGLVEKNNSYKGNAQRYFSLYTTEDPNNEANLLLKKILLQRLQQNPDVLYNQLLSWLFIQQKEYKKAFTQEKAIYKRLGDNLSGITNLAYIAIADEDYEAGREIVNYIIENSFTPQSKLQGNQILMKMEVKTATAEQYPEVANKFKNLLDEFGRNRETYSLQVDYNQFLAFQANNKELAIENLKSLAKQNLTPYQEAHVKMALADILVFDEKFNEALIYYSQIQKKVQNDVLAQEARFKVARTSYFKGDFEWAQVQLDVLKKSTSQLIANDAMELSLLIRDNSLEDSTQTALKKYARADLLAFQDRNTEAIAVLDDILTNHKGEKIEDEALYKQGLVYEKLHEYTKAESNYLKITEFYSDDILADNAHYRLAQIYEEKLNQPQKAKAQYEAIIFNYADSIYFVEARKKYRSLRGDAIN; encoded by the coding sequence TTGCACACCTATTGCATTCGTGGCTTTGTTTTTGATAATTTTTACAAGTTACCTTTAGCTATCGGGCTATTTACGTATATTTACGGCATGCGCAGAATTCTATGTATAGTACTCTTTTTTACCGCTACGGCAAGCTTTTCACAGAGCGATGCTTTGGCAAAAAATTATTTCGAACAAGGAGAGTTCGAAAAATCATTGCGTATTTATGAAAAACTGAACAAGGAAAATCCATACCGACTCGATTATTTTATGGGTGTGGTACAGAGCAATCAACAGCTCGAAAATTTTACAGAAGCCGAGCAACTTATTAAGGAAAAATTGGGCAGCGGACGAAACTTTCCGCAGCTATTCGTAGAGTTAGGCCACAATTACACCCTTCAAAACAAAACCGAACTGGCTACTTTAAGTTATAACAAAGCCATCGAAATAATTGACGAAAACCCAAATTTCTCCTACATTATTGGCAACACATTTCAAAAATACAGCCTGTTGGACGAAGCAGTAACCGCTTACGAAAAAGCAATGGCGCTAAGCGACAAACTAGATTTTAACATGCAACTGGCGCAAATTTATGGCGAGCAGGGCAAATTGGAAAAAATGTTCGATAGCTATTTGGGGCTGGTAGAAAAAAACAATTCATATAAGGGAAATGCGCAGCGATATTTCAGTCTTTATACCACCGAAGATCCAAATAACGAAGCAAATTTATTGCTAAAAAAAATACTTTTGCAACGGTTGCAGCAAAATCCGGATGTTCTTTACAACCAATTGTTAAGCTGGTTATTTATTCAACAAAAAGAATATAAAAAAGCTTTTACACAAGAAAAAGCAATTTACAAACGCCTAGGCGACAATCTCAGCGGAATTACAAACCTAGCCTATATAGCTATCGCCGATGAAGATTACGAGGCCGGCAGGGAAATAGTAAACTACATTATTGAAAATTCGTTTACGCCACAAAGTAAATTGCAAGGCAATCAAATTCTTATGAAAATGGAGGTGAAAACCGCCACAGCCGAGCAATATCCTGAGGTAGCAAATAAATTTAAAAACCTTTTAGACGAATTCGGCCGCAATCGCGAAACCTATTCATTACAAGTAGATTACAATCAATTTTTAGCCTTTCAGGCAAATAATAAAGAATTGGCAATCGAAAATTTAAAATCGCTGGCAAAGCAAAATCTAACGCCCTATCAGGAAGCTCACGTAAAAATGGCGCTCGCAGATATTTTGGTCTTCGATGAAAAGTTTAACGAAGCCCTTATTTATTATTCTCAAATCCAGAAAAAAGTACAGAACGACGTTTTGGCACAAGAAGCCCGTTTTAAAGTTGCACGCACCAGTTATTTTAAAGGCGATTTTGAATGGGCACAGGTACAATTAGATGTCCTAAAAAAATCTACTTCGCAATTAATTGCCAACGACGCTATGGAACTCAGTTTATTAATTCGCGATAACTCACTGGAAGACTCCACACAAACCGCACTTAAAAAATACGCCCGTGCCGATCTGCTGGCTTTTCAAGACAGAAACACCGAAGCCATTGCTGTTTTGGATGATATTTTAACCAATCATAAAGGCGAAAAAATTGAAGACGAAGCACTCTATAAACAGGGGCTGGTTTATGAAAAACTTCACGAATACACCAAAGCCGAAAGCAACTATTTAAAAATTACCGAATTTTATAGCGACGATATCCTAGCAGACAATGCCCATTATAGACTCGCCCAGATTTACGAAGAAAAACTAAACCAACCGCAAAAAGCAAAAGCGCAATACGAAGCTATAATCTTTAACTACGCAGATAGCATTTATTTTGTTGAAGCGCGGAAAAAGTATCGTTCTTTGCGCGGCGATGCTATAAATTAA
- a CDS encoding S41 family peptidase, with product MKNKTSTTLNKQKKYLPLWIGLALAIGVFIGSKLNFNDNTEKIFATSSKKDKLNRLIDYIDYEYVDKVNTDSIVDVTVYGILSNLDPHSVYIPKKEYQHSADDMRGAFIGIGVSFYIYKDSIAVIRTIEGGPAEQAGIKGGDRIIYADGKKLFGELVQRDSISNYLKGEINSKVALDVYRPSENKTLEFKVRRKQVPLVSVDASYMIEEELGYIKINRFSETTFREFESALEKLKDQGATKLVLDLRDNPGGYISTAERIVDEFLENNKLVLITKNKSGEINKTYATRRGDFEHGKLYVLINENSASASEIVAGALQDNDKGTIIGRRSFGKGLVQREMSLGDGSAVRLTIARYYTPTGRSIQRPYGNGNDTYYNEYEKRYRNGELLHADSIKVADSLKYTTPKGKVVYGGGGIIPDVFVAKDTSVENETLQYVSRSGFMSYFIFEYLEKNRALFKDMNFEDFRKNYKIDKSLSEEFIEYAKFNEAQIDLSNYTEELRRTLKANIAQQLFGPNAYEIILNENDPMILKVLELEANNAIGNN from the coding sequence ATGAAAAATAAAACTTCGACAACACTTAACAAGCAAAAAAAATACTTGCCGCTGTGGATTGGATTGGCTCTGGCCATAGGCGTTTTTATTGGTTCGAAGCTAAATTTTAATGACAATACCGAAAAAATTTTTGCGACCAGTTCCAAAAAAGATAAGCTCAATAGGCTTATAGACTATATAGATTATGAATACGTAGATAAAGTAAACACAGACAGTATTGTAGATGTAACCGTTTACGGAATCCTTTCCAACTTAGACCCCCATTCGGTTTATATTCCCAAAAAAGAATATCAACACAGTGCAGACGACATGCGCGGCGCCTTTATTGGTATAGGCGTAAGTTTTTATATTTATAAAGATTCCATTGCCGTTATTCGCACTATTGAAGGTGGTCCCGCAGAGCAAGCCGGAATAAAAGGTGGCGACAGAATAATTTATGCCGACGGTAAAAAACTTTTCGGCGAATTGGTGCAGCGCGACAGCATTTCCAATTATTTAAAAGGCGAAATAAACAGTAAAGTTGCACTAGATGTTTATAGACCGAGCGAAAACAAAACCTTAGAATTTAAAGTGCGAAGAAAGCAGGTGCCTCTGGTAAGTGTTGACGCTTCGTATATGATTGAAGAAGAATTGGGCTACATAAAAATAAATCGCTTCTCAGAAACTACGTTTAGGGAGTTTGAATCGGCCCTCGAAAAATTAAAAGACCAAGGAGCCACTAAATTGGTTTTAGACCTTCGCGATAATCCGGGTGGTTATATTTCTACTGCCGAACGTATTGTTGATGAGTTTTTAGAAAACAACAAACTCGTGTTAATCACAAAAAACAAAAGTGGCGAAATAAATAAAACCTATGCCACGCGCCGCGGCGATTTTGAACACGGAAAACTCTATGTGCTAATTAATGAAAACTCAGCTTCGGCAAGCGAAATTGTAGCTGGCGCACTGCAGGACAACGATAAAGGCACAATAATTGGCCGTCGTTCGTTCGGAAAAGGTCTGGTGCAGCGCGAAATGTCGCTCGGAGATGGCAGTGCGGTCCGCCTTACCATTGCCAGGTATTACACTCCCACCGGCCGTTCTATCCAGCGCCCATACGGTAATGGGAACGACACCTATTACAATGAGTACGAAAAACGCTATCGCAACGGCGAATTATTACACGCAGATAGCATAAAAGTAGCAGACTCATTAAAATACACCACGCCCAAAGGAAAAGTGGTTTACGGTGGCGGCGGAATAATTCCAGACGTATTTGTGGCGAAAGACACGAGTGTAGAAAACGAAACACTTCAATACGTTTCGCGAAGCGGATTTATGAGCTATTTTATATTTGAATATCTCGAAAAAAACCGAGCCCTATTTAAAGATATGAATTTTGAAGACTTTAGAAAAAACTATAAAATTGATAAGAGCCTTTCAGAAGAATTTATAGAATATGCCAAGTTTAATGAAGCGCAAATAGATCTTTCAAATTACACCGAAGAATTAAGAAGAACCCTAAAAGCCAATATCGCCCAACAGCTATTCGGCCCCAATGCTTACGAGATTATATTAAACGAAAACGATCCCATGATTCTAAAAGTTCTAGAACTGGAGGCCAATAATGCTATCGGCAATAACTAA
- a CDS encoding HupE/UreJ family protein, which translates to MTDFWLYFNLGLHHVLDWKAYDHILFLIVLCAAYNFSSWKKLLILVTMFTIGHTLSLLLAAYNVVSVSGKVIEFLIPVTILVTALFNLFTAGKEKKFEKIGMLYIVTIFFGIIHGLGFASFFTALDSGRELLPLLEFALGIETAQIIVVIVFLIIAFIFQTIFRFNKRDWVLVVSSLVIGMVIPMLINNWIF; encoded by the coding sequence ATGACTGATTTCTGGTTGTATTTTAATCTTGGCCTGCACCATGTATTGGATTGGAAAGCCTACGATCATATTCTATTTTTAATAGTTTTATGCGCTGCCTATAATTTCTCTTCGTGGAAAAAATTACTAATTTTAGTTACCATGTTTACCATTGGGCACACGCTATCGCTGCTTTTGGCAGCCTATAATGTAGTGAGTGTTTCGGGAAAGGTAATTGAGTTTTTAATACCCGTAACTATTTTGGTTACGGCGCTATTTAACCTTTTTACCGCGGGAAAGGAGAAAAAGTTCGAAAAAATTGGCATGCTCTACATTGTTACTATTTTCTTCGGAATCATTCACGGTTTGGGATTTGCCTCTTTCTTTACCGCATTAGACAGCGGCAGGGAATTGCTACCATTACTGGAATTTGCCCTCGGTATTGAAACTGCCCAAATTATAGTTGTTATCGTTTTTTTAATTATTGCTTTTATCTTTCAAACTATATTCCGTTTCAACAAAAGAGATTGGGTTTTGGTAGTTTCTTCATTGGTAATAGGAATGGTTATACCAATGCTCATCAATAATTGGATTTTTTAA
- the mgtE gene encoding magnesium transporter, whose amino-acid sequence MMQFQLTDEFIEQVEQLIENNDGPALTALLEEFHFADIAELLHELNTEEATYIVKLLDSEVTSEVLIELDDDFRERILDKLTPSEIADELDEMDTDDAADIIAELDDDVQKQVIGHIEDEVHAADIVDLLRYDEDTAGGLMAKELVRVKESWTVAGCVREMRRQAENVTRVHSIYVTDKHGKLKGRLSLKDLLTAPGRAHISEVYIPKVDYVNVHTEAEDVARIMQKYDLEALPVVDEDGILVGRITIDDIVDFIKEEAEKDYQMAAGITKDVEADDGIFKQTRARLPWLLIGMFGGLGAASIISGFQEILESFPRILIFVPLIQATAGNVGVQSSAIVVQGLANNTLKGNIIARLFKESGLALINGLSIAMIVLFISHFIFHTSYLESISIGAALISVILLAALIGTFIPIILDKRGIDPAVATGPFITTSNDIFGILTYFLIAKMILGF is encoded by the coding sequence ATGATGCAATTTCAACTGACAGATGAATTTATCGAGCAGGTTGAACAGCTCATTGAAAATAACGATGGCCCTGCACTAACAGCGCTTTTAGAAGAATTTCACTTTGCTGATATTGCCGAACTGCTGCACGAACTCAATACTGAAGAGGCCACATATATTGTAAAACTGCTGGACAGCGAAGTAACCAGTGAAGTTTTAATAGAGCTAGACGACGATTTTAGAGAGCGAATTCTAGACAAGCTTACCCCTTCCGAAATAGCCGATGAGCTAGATGAAATGGACACCGATGACGCTGCAGATATTATTGCAGAATTGGATGACGATGTTCAAAAACAAGTAATTGGGCACATAGAAGACGAAGTACACGCCGCAGATATTGTAGATCTTTTGCGTTATGATGAAGATACTGCGGGTGGTTTAATGGCAAAAGAACTTGTGCGAGTAAAAGAAAGTTGGACCGTCGCTGGCTGTGTACGCGAAATGCGCCGGCAAGCCGAAAACGTTACGCGCGTTCACTCTATTTACGTTACCGACAAACACGGAAAACTAAAAGGAAGGCTTTCGTTAAAAGATTTACTTACCGCCCCCGGACGTGCACATATTAGCGAAGTTTATATTCCAAAAGTAGATTATGTAAACGTGCACACCGAAGCCGAAGATGTAGCGCGTATTATGCAGAAATACGATTTGGAAGCTCTCCCCGTTGTTGATGAAGATGGCATTCTAGTAGGACGAATTACTATTGACGATATAGTAGATTTTATAAAAGAAGAAGCCGAGAAAGATTACCAAATGGCTGCGGGTATTACAAAAGATGTGGAGGCAGACGATGGTATTTTTAAACAAACCCGTGCCCGTTTGCCTTGGTTGTTAATTGGTATGTTTGGCGGCTTGGGCGCTGCGAGTATTATTTCTGGGTTTCAGGAAATATTGGAGAGCTTTCCGCGAATTTTGATTTTTGTTCCACTTATTCAGGCAACTGCCGGAAATGTAGGGGTACAATCCAGCGCCATTGTAGTTCAAGGTTTGGCAAACAATACTTTAAAAGGCAATATAATTGCCCGTCTTTTTAAGGAGTCTGGGCTGGCGTTAATTAATGGTCTTTCAATCGCAATGATTGTTCTTTTTATAAGTCATTTTATATTTCACACAAGTTATTTAGAATCCATTAGCATTGGAGCAGCGCTTATTTCAGTTATACTTTTGGCTGCACTCATTGGTACTTTTATACCAATTATCTTAGACAAAAGAGGTATTGATCCCGCAGTAGCAACCGGTCCGTTTATTACAACTAGCAACGATATTTTCGGAATACTTACCTATTTTTTAATTGCAAAAATGATTTTAGGATTTTGA
- a CDS encoding MarC family protein — translation MTLNFKEIATATMVLFAVIDIVGSIPIIIGLREKAGHINSGKASIIAAVVMIVFLFLGESILNLIGVNVNEFAVAGSLILFFIALEMILGVTLFKEGDTSPDLASIFPLAFPLLAGPGSLTTLLSLRAEYQLQNIIVAIIVNIIVIYVVLKTSGKLQRFLGKNGIAVIQKIFGVILLAIAVKLFTSNIQELFNH, via the coding sequence ATGACTTTAAATTTCAAAGAAATAGCAACGGCCACAATGGTGCTTTTTGCAGTAATAGATATTGTAGGAAGTATTCCTATTATTATTGGGTTGCGTGAAAAGGCTGGCCATATTAATTCTGGCAAAGCCTCTATTATAGCAGCAGTAGTGATGATTGTCTTTCTTTTTTTAGGAGAAAGTATTTTAAATCTCATTGGAGTAAACGTAAATGAATTTGCCGTAGCAGGTTCGTTGATACTTTTCTTTATTGCTTTGGAAATGATTTTGGGCGTTACCCTTTTTAAAGAAGGCGATACGAGCCCTGATTTGGCTTCTATTTTTCCATTGGCTTTTCCGCTGTTGGCCGGTCCGGGAAGTTTAACTACGCTACTGTCCTTACGTGCCGAATATCAGCTTCAAAATATAATTGTTGCTATAATTGTAAATATTATAGTAATATATGTGGTTTTAAAAACTTCGGGGAAATTGCAGCGTTTTTTAGGAAAAAATGGAATTGCAGTAATTCAAAAAATATTTGGTGTAATTTTGCTTGCAATTGCTGTGAAGCTATTCACCTCAAACATTCAAGAATTATTTAACCATTGA
- a CDS encoding DUF3109 family protein: MFQLGKTIVSEDIIEKDFVCNLHACKGACCIEGEAGAPITPKEVSILKEIYPKVKPFLRPEGIEAIEKQGTHIKTTQGELETPLVDGKECAYVTFNERGIASCGIEDAHNAGAIDSIAPGFIKPISCHLYPVRVQEYSEFSAVNYHRWPICDDACTLGKELKVPVYKFVKTALIRKFGENWYTQLEKVASEM, encoded by the coding sequence ATGTTTCAACTGGGAAAAACGATCGTTTCTGAAGATATAATCGAAAAAGATTTTGTGTGCAACCTCCATGCGTGCAAAGGTGCGTGCTGTATTGAGGGCGAAGCAGGCGCCCCCATCACCCCAAAAGAGGTGTCTATTCTTAAAGAAATTTACCCGAAAGTAAAACCATTTCTACGGCCAGAAGGCATTGAGGCAATTGAAAAACAAGGCACTCACATTAAAACCACACAAGGCGAATTAGAAACTCCCTTGGTAGATGGAAAAGAATGTGCCTACGTAACCTTTAACGAACGTGGTATTGCAAGCTGTGGCATTGAAGACGCCCATAATGCTGGCGCAATTGACTCCATAGCTCCAGGATTTATAAAACCAATTTCTTGCCATTTATACCCAGTGCGCGTACAGGAATACAGCGAGTTTTCGGCAGTTAACTATCATCGCTGGCCAATTTGCGACGACGCCTGTACTCTGGGAAAAGAACTAAAAGTACCGGTTTACAAATTTGTAAAAACAGCCCTTATCCGAAAATTTGGCGAAAATTGGTACACCCAATTAGAAAAAGTAGCTTCGGAAATGTAG
- the dut gene encoding dUTP diphosphatase — MPSANKVQQCVPTGIKIINKSNHPLPSYETIASAGMDLRANVDQPSTLKPLQRAIVKTGLFIELPIGFEAQVRPRSGLAATKGITVLNSPGTIDADYRGEIGVILVNLSNEDFTIEHGERIAQLVIAKHERAVWEEVEELSNTSRGTGGFGSTGTK, encoded by the coding sequence ATGCCCTCAGCGAATAAGGTTCAGCAATGCGTACCTACCGGCATAAAAATCATCAATAAATCTAACCATCCGTTGCCATCGTATGAAACTATTGCTTCGGCCGGAATGGATTTGCGTGCAAATGTAGACCAACCTTCAACCTTAAAACCATTACAGCGCGCCATAGTAAAAACCGGACTTTTTATAGAATTACCTATTGGTTTTGAAGCGCAAGTTCGGCCTCGAAGTGGGCTCGCAGCCACAAAGGGAATAACGGTATTAAATTCTCCCGGAACAATTGATGCCGATTATCGCGGCGAAATTGGAGTAATTTTAGTAAATCTTTCCAACGAAGATTTTACCATTGAGCACGGCGAGCGCATCGCCCAATTAGTAATCGCAAAACACGAACGCGCCGTTTGGGAAGAAGTGGAAGAATTAAGCAATACTTCGCGAGGTACGGGCGGTTTTGGAAGTACTGGAACAAAATAA
- a CDS encoding DUF4286 family protein, translating to MYIYNVTINVDQAIHDTWLNWMKTVHIPAMLATGKFKKALLTRVVIEEEMGGTTYSVQYTTDSKETLEKYYSENADKLRAQSNPFEGKFVAFRTELEVIGEAHNEIFNQ from the coding sequence ATGTACATCTATAATGTAACGATAAATGTAGATCAAGCCATACACGACACTTGGCTTAACTGGATGAAAACAGTACACATTCCCGCTATGCTAGCCACCGGAAAATTTAAAAAAGCCTTACTAACGCGCGTAGTTATAGAAGAAGAAATGGGCGGCACAACCTATTCCGTGCAATACACCACAGATAGTAAAGAAACGCTCGAAAAATATTATTCCGAAAATGCCGATAAGCTCCGCGCGCAAAGCAATCCTTTTGAAGGAAAATTTGTAGCCTTCCGAACCGAGCTCGAAGTTATTGGCGAAGCCCACAACGAAATTTTTAATCAATAG
- the rsmA gene encoding 16S rRNA (adenine(1518)-N(6)/adenine(1519)-N(6))-dimethyltransferase RsmA — protein sequence MKKENRDKARENSNSETVRAKKHLGQHFLKDEAIAKKIGDTLSLQGYKNVLEIGPGMGVLTKYLVEKDVAVIAMDLDTESIVFLNKNYPNKNLKVIEADFLKYDLSQLFGAEQFGITGNFPYNISTQIVFKMLEWKAQIPEFTGMFQKEVAQRICEKEGSKAYGILSVLTQAFYEAEYLFTVPPTVFNPPPKVDSGVLRLKRKENFTLACNEKMLYKVVKTAFQQRRKTLRNSLKSFNLSDKIKEDTIFGQRPEQLSVSQFIALTQKLENDAISTDR from the coding sequence ATGAAAAAGGAAAACCGAGACAAAGCCAGAGAAAATTCAAATTCAGAAACGGTACGCGCTAAAAAACACCTTGGCCAACATTTTTTGAAGGATGAAGCAATAGCCAAAAAAATTGGCGACACACTCTCGCTTCAAGGTTACAAAAATGTGCTGGAGATTGGCCCCGGAATGGGTGTGCTTACCAAGTATTTAGTTGAAAAGGATGTGGCGGTAATTGCAATGGATCTCGACACCGAATCTATCGTTTTCTTAAATAAAAATTATCCCAACAAGAATTTAAAAGTTATTGAAGCAGATTTTTTGAAATATGATCTTTCGCAACTTTTTGGAGCGGAACAATTCGGTATTACGGGTAATTTTCCATATAATATTTCAACACAAATTGTTTTTAAAATGTTGGAATGGAAAGCACAAATCCCAGAATTTACAGGAATGTTTCAAAAAGAAGTAGCACAGCGCATTTGCGAAAAAGAAGGCAGCAAAGCCTATGGCATACTTTCAGTTTTAACACAAGCCTTTTATGAAGCAGAATATCTCTTTACCGTTCCTCCTACAGTTTTTAATCCACCGCCAAAAGTAGATAGCGGCGTACTTAGGCTTAAACGCAAAGAAAACTTTACCCTTGCTTGCAACGAAAAAATGCTTTATAAAGTTGTAAAAACTGCCTTCCAACAACGTAGAAAAACCCTTCGCAATAGTTTAAAATCTTTTAATCTTTCAGATAAAATAAAAGAAGATACTATCTTTGGCCAACGTCCGGAACAGCTTTCCGTATCGCAATTTATAGCACTCACCCAAAAACTAGAAAATGATGCAATTTCAACTGACAGATGA
- a CDS encoding acyl-CoA thioesterase, with the protein MKTSVYKHRFIVPASAIDELNHVNNVTYLQWCLDTAEEHWISKTTEEQRKENVWVVLNHFISYRNPSFLGEELETQTWIDSYEGVKSERHYKIIRPADGKIIVEAKTLWCFLDGKTFRPTKIPREIGELFN; encoded by the coding sequence TTGAAAACTTCTGTTTATAAACATCGCTTTATCGTACCGGCTTCGGCTATAGACGAGTTAAACCATGTAAATAATGTAACATATCTTCAATGGTGTTTAGATACCGCAGAAGAACATTGGATTTCAAAAACTACCGAAGAACAACGCAAAGAAAATGTGTGGGTAGTTTTAAATCATTTTATTTCGTACAGAAACCCTTCATTTTTAGGCGAAGAATTGGAAACCCAAACCTGGATAGACAGTTATGAAGGCGTTAAAAGCGAACGGCATTATAAAATAATTCGCCCAGCAGATGGTAAAATAATCGTAGAAGCAAAAACACTGTGGTGCTTTTTAGACGGAAAAACTTTTAGACCTACAAAAATTCCACGGGAAATTGGCGAACTTTTTAATTGA